One Diabrotica virgifera virgifera chromosome 3, PGI_DIABVI_V3a genomic window carries:
- the LOC114349016 gene encoding ankyrin repeat and LEM domain-containing protein 2 homolog: protein MNDGQQINTIYYGVYTPNDNREYNGAPNVFDDKNEALKVAKKNKKSRFKAFSFYHEAVEFAMNGCEFPNNIILNSANAIGEKASPFKGPKPQEITELRKAIESGNYKLVKDTIWQNPRYLVSSGDTPAIYQEGPRYNALHVAAKSKNAEMTELILTTIANPEFIKLLYGDDNQQSAEDRAAVLLDLYLNTPNKGLNETPLHFASKHGALDVVEILVSYSQCDKTLKNKYNRTPEQVICERAEGDNLTATKKAIDLLLQDSYYVPVLRAEDNSMPPVVGEPFSPSSPPVINSNPLSPRLEIHAYAGPMERKEAQQFRKAWKTPPRNCNVSLFGSKPNNLINIASLKYKDPQKGLERIGKRLANKFDVNWKEYWPFLDCFIDVSSAEGLKLFEAYLSEKYAILNQTVLEELKKSASADLDGTDVLSPMSNLCEAFSACRLNDSTISNNSGVQNSDSINYIDKACQVFANRVSNDILYILCSEDNILQILETEIKQLELLVTSYMDDSRFALINFQKIHSRLGILVGQKLYNNLKENVRGFLCEKLETLLDNLTKSIDCFSSDDESHNLEVAETRKPTLHKRQLICLLHYILNVLSQNFDSKQGAEEGGCVKDWDKAEACTCVYHSRRSKRNNSVSRSNSFKSHSIFGASNLEPVTRKLSFSEEDKNDSSCVPNGLNLSGISNSVVSSSDEDSESEDNFYTPPSSPSLIKSDSESDDEFADSELPKHEAFIEGDNPTKVDCEVFNALYFSEVKLDNKKYPNIYRWYHTISLYTQEERDSWGHLKDQQKAKLDNPNSSFNVSFNMDSPRTSTPSKSWLRITGANSPKTALKSRSVIF, encoded by the exons ATGAACGATGGACAACAAATCAACACTATTTATTACGGAGTATACACTCCAAATGATAACAGAGAATATAATGGAGCGCCTAATGTGTTTGATGATAAAAATGAGGCATTGAAAGTTGCCAAAAAGAACAAAAAGTCCCGATTTAAGGCCTTCAGTTTTTATCATGAAGCTGTGGAGTTTGCTATGAATGGATGTGAGTTTCCcaataatatcattttaaatAGTGCAAATGCTATTGGGGAAAAAGCTAGTCCTTTCAAGGGACCAAAACCACAAGAAATCACTGAGCTTCGAAAAGCCATTGAAAGCGGCAACTATAAATTAGTAAAGGATACAATATGGCAAAATCCAAGATATTTAGTTAGCAGTGGTGATACTCCAGCTATATATCAG gAGGGTCCTCGTTACAATGCATTACATGTAGCTGCCAAATCCAAAAATGCAGAAATGACTGAACTTATATTAACAACTATTGCAAATCCCGAGTTTATAAAATTGTTGTATGGTGATGATAATCAACAAAGTGCCGAAGATAGAGCTGCCGTTTTACTAGATCTATATCTCAATACTCCAAACAAAGGACTGAACGAGACTCCTCTCCATTTTGCTTCCAAACATGGAGCCCTAGATGTTGTCGAAATTTTGGTCTCTTACTCACAGTGtgataaaactttaaaaaataaatataacagAACTCCAGAGCAG GTAATATGTGAAAGGGCCGAAGGAGATAACTTAACAGCGACGAAGAAGGCCATAGACCTGCTGCTTCAGGATAGTTATTATGTACCAGTCTTAAGAGCGGAAGATAACAGCATGCCGCCTGTGGTAGGAGAACCTTTTTCGCCTTCTAGTCCACCa GTAATAAATTCCAATCCCCTCAGCCCAAGACTAGAGATCCACGCATATGCTGGTCCTATGGAGAGAAAAGAAGCGCAACAGTTTAGAAAAGCATGGAAAACTCCTCCACGAAACTGCAATGTTTCTCTGTTTGGATCCAAACCGAATAATTTAATAAACATAGCTTCACTCAAGTACAAAGATCCCCAAAAAGGATTAGAAAGAATCGGCAAACGACTAGCTAATAAGTTCGACGTAAATTGGAAGGAATATTGGCCGTTTTTGGACTGTTTTATCGACGTTAGTTCGGCAGAAGGACTCAAATTGTTTGAAGCCTATCTATCGGAGAAATATGCCATCTTAAACCAAACTGTGTTGGAGGAACTCAAAAAGAGTGCATCGGCAGATTTGGACGGTACGGACGTGCTGAGTCCGATGTCTAACTTGTGTGAAGCGTTTTCCGCTTGCAGGTTGAACGATTCTACCATATCGAATAATTCGGGAGTACAGAACAGTGATTCGATTAATTATATTGATAAGGCGTGTCAAGTGTTCGCCAATAGGGTTTCCAATGacattttatatattttgtgtaGCGAGGacaatattttacaaatattAGAAACGGAAATTAAACAGCTAGAATTGTTAGTGACTAGTTATATGGACGATAGTAGGTTCGCTTTGATAAATTTTCAAAAGATCCATTCGCGTCTCGGTATATTAGTCGGGCAAAAACTTTATAACAATCTAAAAGAAAACGTTCGAGGTTTTCTTTGCGAAAAGCTAGAAACGTTGCTAGACAACTTGACGAAAAGTATAGACTGTTTTTCTTCCGATGACGAAAGTCATAACTTAGAAGTGGCGGAAACGCGTAAACCTACCCTACATAAGCGACAACTGATTTGTCTTTTGCACTATATACTAAATGTTTTGTCGCAGAATTTTGACAGCAAACAAGGAGCTGAAGAGGGGGGATGTGTCAAAGATTGGGATAAAGCGGAGGCCTGTACGTGCGTGTATCACTCGAGAAGATCTAAAAGGAATAACAGTGTGTCTAGGAGTAACAGTTTTAAGAGCCATTCAATTTTCGGGGCGAGTAACTTGGAACCTGTTACCAGAAAATTGTCGTTTAGTGAGGAGGATAAAAATGATTCCAGTTGTG TTCCAAATGGTCTTAACCTAAGTGGAATTAGTAATTCTGTTGTAAGCAGTTCAGATGAAGATTCCGAAAGTGAAGACAACTTTTATACGCCGCCTAGTAGTCCTAGTTTAATAAAAAGCGATTCGGAATCAGACGATGAATTTGCCGATTCCGAATTACCAAAGCACGAAGCTTTCATAGAAGG gGATAATCCTACAAAAGTAGACTGTGAAGTATTTAACGCTCTGTATTTTTCCGAGGTTAAATTAGATAATAAGAAGTATCCAAATATTTATAGATGGTACCATACTATTAGTTTATATACACAAGAAGAACGCGATAG